The following are encoded together in the Cicer arietinum cultivar CDC Frontier isolate Library 1 chromosome 2, Cicar.CDCFrontier_v2.0, whole genome shotgun sequence genome:
- the LOC101505084 gene encoding uncharacterized protein isoform X2 has translation MIELAPNQIHLCSPFPLSPAAVYIIGAIAPQLLRPLKLLDQHGCSTLLFRSEDTCGIFDIKWNPPAGHSSSFLAQADADGYLRIKTLDGCCDGVEGVNLKEVTGEKISDSMCLYLDWNPSATSITVGLSDGCVSIVSLLESKLEIQEEWKAHDFELWTTSFDIHQPNLVYTGSDDCKFCCWDLRDSPSNKVFQSSKVHTMGVTCIEKNPHDPNSLLTGSYDEFLRVWDLRSISKPVNETSISLGGGVWRVKHHPFIQGLVLAACMHNGFAIVANKGDKVEVLETYKKHDSLAYGADWQKGEANHIEGRSKPLVATCSFYDKLVRVWRPCNDITL, from the exons atgattGAACTAGCTCCAAATCAAATTCACCTCTGCTCTCCCTTCCCACTCTCTCCGGCGGCGGTGTACATCATCGGCGCCATCGCACCTCAACTTCTCCGTCCATT GAAATTATTGGATCAGCATGGATGTAGCACATTGCTATTTAGAAG TGAGGATACTTGTGGGATTTTCGACATAAAGTGGAATCCGCCCGCAGGGCATTCGAGTTCCTTTTTAGCTCAAGCAGATGCTGATGGATACTTGAGAATTAAGACACTGGATGGTTGCTGTGATGGAGTAGAAG GGGTTAATCTAAAAGAGGTTACAGGTGAAAAAATCAGTGACTCAATGTGCTTGTACCTGGATTGGAACCCTTCAGCTACATCGATCACTGTAGGGCTTTCTGATGGCTGTGTTTCTATTGTTTCTCTTCTTGAATCCAAGCTGGAAATACAAGAAGAGTGGAAGGCACATGATTTTGAACTTTGGACAACCTCCTTTGATATCCACCAGCCAAATTTGGTATATACCGGCTCCGACGATTGTAAGTTTTGTTGTTGGGATTTGCGAGATAGTCCTTCCAATAAGGTATTTCAGAGCTCTAAAGTCCACACAATGGGTGTTACTTGCATTGAAAAGAATCCTCATGACCCAAATAGCTTATTAACTGGAAGCTATGATGAATTCTTGAGGGTATGGGATTTAAGATCAATCTCAAAACCTGTTAATGAGACTTCAATTAGCTTAGGTGGAGGAGTTTGGAGGGTGAAGCATCATCCCTTCATTCAAGGCCTTGTTTTGGCTGCTTGTATGCACAATGGTTTTGCAATTGTTGCCAATAAAGGTGACAAAGTTGAAGTGTTGGAAACATACAAGAAGCATGATTCTCTTGCATATGGAGCAGACTGGCAGAAAGGAGAAGCAAATCACATAGAAGGGAGAAGTAAACCATTAGTGGCTACTTGCTCATTCTACGACAAACTTGTCCGGGTATGGAGGCCCTGTAATGATATTACATTGTAA
- the LOC101505084 gene encoding uncharacterized protein isoform X1, whose protein sequence is MDVAHCYLEGNVDAVEFCPHNGYHNVLAASTYTLQEGEKPTRCGSISLFNIDVDTGNFDMVYSEDTCGIFDIKWNPPAGHSSSFLAQADADGYLRIKTLDGCCDGVEGVNLKEVTGEKISDSMCLYLDWNPSATSITVGLSDGCVSIVSLLESKLEIQEEWKAHDFELWTTSFDIHQPNLVYTGSDDCKFCCWDLRDSPSNKVFQSSKVHTMGVTCIEKNPHDPNSLLTGSYDEFLRVWDLRSISKPVNETSISLGGGVWRVKHHPFIQGLVLAACMHNGFAIVANKGDKVEVLETYKKHDSLAYGADWQKGEANHIEGRSKPLVATCSFYDKLVRVWRPCNDITL, encoded by the exons ATGGATGTAGCACATTGCTATTTAGAAGGTAATGTTGATGCTGTGGAGTTTTGTCCACATAATGGTTACCACAATGTTTTAGCAGCATCCACTTACACACTACAAGAAGGTGAAAAACCCACTAGATGTGGAAGCATTTCACTTTTTAATATTGATGTGGACACTGGCAATTTTGACATGGTTTATAGTGAGGATACTTGTGGGATTTTCGACATAAAGTGGAATCCGCCCGCAGGGCATTCGAGTTCCTTTTTAGCTCAAGCAGATGCTGATGGATACTTGAGAATTAAGACACTGGATGGTTGCTGTGATGGAGTAGAAG GGGTTAATCTAAAAGAGGTTACAGGTGAAAAAATCAGTGACTCAATGTGCTTGTACCTGGATTGGAACCCTTCAGCTACATCGATCACTGTAGGGCTTTCTGATGGCTGTGTTTCTATTGTTTCTCTTCTTGAATCCAAGCTGGAAATACAAGAAGAGTGGAAGGCACATGATTTTGAACTTTGGACAACCTCCTTTGATATCCACCAGCCAAATTTGGTATATACCGGCTCCGACGATTGTAAGTTTTGTTGTTGGGATTTGCGAGATAGTCCTTCCAATAAGGTATTTCAGAGCTCTAAAGTCCACACAATGGGTGTTACTTGCATTGAAAAGAATCCTCATGACCCAAATAGCTTATTAACTGGAAGCTATGATGAATTCTTGAGGGTATGGGATTTAAGATCAATCTCAAAACCTGTTAATGAGACTTCAATTAGCTTAGGTGGAGGAGTTTGGAGGGTGAAGCATCATCCCTTCATTCAAGGCCTTGTTTTGGCTGCTTGTATGCACAATGGTTTTGCAATTGTTGCCAATAAAGGTGACAAAGTTGAAGTGTTGGAAACATACAAGAAGCATGATTCTCTTGCATATGGAGCAGACTGGCAGAAAGGAGAAGCAAATCACATAGAAGGGAGAAGTAAACCATTAGTGGCTACTTGCTCATTCTACGACAAACTTGTCCGGGTATGGAGGCCCTGTAATGATATTACATTGTAA
- the LOC101515730 gene encoding WEB family protein At5g55860, translated as MVAKIRKSVTDYPNSTKPVVGEIDTRSPIQSVKDAVSLFGEGAFSAENTSIKKTKSYSVESVWAKETQLHLAQKELKKLKEQLKNAETTKDQVLVELGKCKTTVLDLTQRLKVLCESRESAIQATQASKSLVKQLQEEKCGNLNFTNGTSKEQLETTVQRYKSIITELDVAKQELRKIRQECKECLEARISAFKQTAEAKDAMDANTERASEISKEILAVQESIQQMKIASVEANQRKKEILVEKNVLSQSYKATFEESEKKLHALKKNFSQELVKNLEVQLTETMNEISTLKEMEIKKISDFELVKSVILVLDGAKESLQKVSLEENSLRSLVDALRMDLENVQREHSELKEKERETKSIFANLQAELEKTESELEVYMIEESKVRGASEDMISTLKQITTESENARREAEDMNIMAIKLNMEAEVTKLALEGTETKLKVALEEAEAAKAAEASILHQIRVLSESTSAARTSTSESGARITISKEEFDSLSRKVEESDKLASIKVAASTAQVEAVKASEKEALKKLEETQKEIEDIKKATEENLKKAKTAEAAKKAVESELRRWREREQKKAAETASRILAETQMSPSSSLSSHLSPKHYRFQKQNSAPKTIEVRKFKKEKVSASKKTLLPSISAIFHKKKRLHVEKGYPSYLPGENPL; from the exons ATGGTAGCAAAAATCCGGAAAAGTGTTACTGATTATCCAAATTCAACAAAACCAGTGGTTGGAGAGATTGATACTAGGTCACCAATTCAGTCTGTTAAAGATGCTGTTTCTCTATTTGGTGAAGGTGCTTTCTCTGCTGAGAATACTTCCATTAAGAAGACAAAATCTTATTCTGTTGAG AGTGTTTGGGCGAAGGAGACACAACTTCACTTAGCACAAAAAGAGCTGAAAAAATTAAAGGAGCAATTGAAAAATGCCGAAACTACCAAGGATCAAGTCTTAGTGGAGCTTGGAAAGTGTAAAACAACCGTTCTCGATCTGACACAAAGGCTTAAAGTTCTCTGTGAATCTAGAGAATCAGCAATTCAGGCAACACAAGCTTCGAAGAGTCTAGTGAAACAGCTTCAAGAAGAAAAATGCGGCAATCTTAATTTCACCAATGGTACTTCGAAAGAACAGTTAGAAACTACAGTTCAGAGGTATAAATCTATCATTACAGAACTTGATGTTGCAAAACAAGAACTGAGAAAAATTCGTCAGGAATGTAAGGAATGTTTGGAAGCAAGAATTTCTGCTTTCAAGCAAACAGCAGAAGCTAAAGATGCAATGGATGCAAACACCGAACGAGCTTCTGAGATTTCCAAAGAAATTTTAGCAGTACAAGAATCAATTCAGCAAATGAAGATTGCGTCTGTCGAAGCCAATCAACGGAAAAAAGAGATATTAGTTGAGAAAAATGTTCTGAGCCAATCATATAAAGCCACCTTTGAAGAATCAGAAAAGAAGTTGCATGCTTTAAAGAAGAATTTTAGTCAGGAACTCGTAAAAAATCTTGAAGTGCAGCTGACTGAGACAATGAATGAAATATCGACTCTCAAGGAAATGgaaattaaaaagatatcaGACTTTGAATTAGTGAAAAGCgtcattttggttcttgatggtgCTAAGGAATCACTGCAGAAAGTATCGTTAGAGGAAAACTCTCTTAGAAGCTTGGTGGATGCTCTTAGGATGGATTTGGAGAATGTACAAAGGGAGCACTCAGAATTGAAGGAGAAAGAACGCGAAACTAAATCCATCTTTGCAAATCTGCAAGCTGAGCTTGAGAAAACTGAGTCAGAGCTTGAAGTCTACATGATAGAAGAATCTAAAGTTAGAGGTGCATCTGAGGATATGATCTCAACGTTGAAACAAATAACCACCGAATCTGAAAATGCTCGGCGAGAAGCTGAAGATATGAATATCATGgcaataaaattgaatatgGAAGCTGAAGTCACCAAACTAGCACTAGAAGGTACGGAAACAAAGCTTAAAGTAGCATTAGAAGAAGCAGAAGCGGCAAAAGCAGCAGAGGCTAGTATACTTCATCAGATTAGAGTCTTATCCGAAAGTACTAGTGCTGCTCGCACCTCAACATCTGAATCTGGTGCTAGAATTACAATCTCGAAGGAGGAATTTGATTCCTTAAGCCGCAAGGTTGAGGAATCCGATAAACTAGCGAGCATCAAAGTAGCTGCTTCCACAGCACAGGTTGAAGCTGTGAAGGCAAGTGAAAAGGAAGCTCTCAAAAAGTTAGAGGAAACTCAGAAGGAGATTGAGGATATCAAGAAAGCAACAGAAGAGAACTTGAAAAAGGCCAAGACGGCCGAAGCAGCAAAGAAGGCAGTGGAGAGTGAGCTTAGAAGGTGGCGTGAGAGAGAGCAGAAGAAAGCAGCAGAAACCGCGTCTCGAATATTGGCCGAAACACAAATGTCGCCATCATCATCATTGTCATCACATTTATCTCCTAAGCACTACAGGTTTCAAAAGCAGAATTCAGCTCCAAAAACCATTGAGGTGAGGAAGTTTAAAAAAGAGAAAGTTTCAGCTTCGAAGAAAACTCTCTTGCCTAGTATTAGTGCCATCTTTCATAAGAAAAAGAGGCTGCATGTTGAGAAAGGATATCCTTCTTACCTTCCAGGTGAAAATCCTTTgtga